A region from the Candidatus Persebacteraceae bacterium Df01 genome encodes:
- the ptsP gene encoding phosphoenolpyruvate--protein phosphotransferase → MITACATIVNARGLHARPSSQLAKLASQFSSEIKISKGKRTANASSIASLLMLVAPKDTELIISARGKDEKKAVAAILELIAAGFQDGVDSPAVAKNPSTVGAPAVVSGMQKFDGIGVATGVLIGTAYVRLPGESDIPRYTLRANQVAREQKRFNEALEKVRKDLSDMCEKVANMQGATEMFPFMDLYRLLLDDPALSRETRNIIACERCNAEWAIKRRTNAVSAHFLTVQDSYLQERGKDIQHVMNRLLVALKPGRRKTAASVSGNILVTSELDPAHVIAIKHEGAVGFVCETGGSTSHTAILARSMNMPAIVGANGVLAAVENGNTLVLDMDNNAVIVNADKGALAHYRAERNRTAEAAPHKRIHRRRGAGVKTKDGDSILLQANIELPEETAGVLDAVADGVGLFRTEFLFLNRDEPPNEDEQFEVYRYVLKRLAPLPVVIRTIDIGLDKSTAGDQVDTNPLGLRAIRYCLAEPKIFLTQLRALLRAAVAGNMKILLPMLSHPAELEQTMVLIKNAREQLRMARRKQATELPIGGMIEVPASIYVMRAFARYLDFFSIGTNDLTQYTLAVDRSDERLARYYEHMHPAVIHFLANIVDNARRARKPVTLCGEMAGDPAMTRLLLSLGLTNLSMNVPQMAAVRDLIPRLNNKELTVHRRRFLSAATPEAAWAHNNKINGAST, encoded by the coding sequence GTGATAACGGCGTGCGCCACCATAGTTAATGCGCGTGGCTTGCACGCAAGGCCGTCATCACAATTGGCTAAATTGGCATCACAGTTCAGCAGCGAAATTAAAATAAGCAAAGGCAAGCGTACGGCCAATGCTAGTAGCATTGCTTCTTTACTTATGTTGGTGGCGCCTAAAGATACCGAATTGATTATTAGCGCTCGAGGCAAAGATGAAAAAAAAGCGGTGGCGGCTATTTTGGAACTTATTGCCGCCGGTTTTCAGGACGGTGTGGATAGTCCTGCTGTAGCGAAAAATCCGTCTACTGTCGGAGCACCGGCAGTGGTGTCAGGTATGCAAAAATTTGATGGTATTGGAGTTGCTACCGGAGTGCTAATCGGTACTGCTTACGTGCGCTTGCCTGGCGAATCTGATATTCCGCGTTATACGTTGCGTGCCAATCAAGTTGCCCGCGAGCAAAAACGCTTTAACGAGGCGCTGGAAAAAGTGCGTAAAGATTTGTCTGATATGTGTGAAAAAGTGGCAAATATGCAAGGTGCTACGGAGATGTTTCCCTTTATGGACTTGTATCGCCTGCTGCTGGATGATCCTGCATTAAGTCGAGAAACGCGAAACATTATTGCGTGTGAGCGATGCAATGCGGAATGGGCAATCAAGCGTCGTACCAACGCGGTTAGCGCCCATTTTTTGACTGTTCAAGATTCGTATTTGCAGGAGCGTGGCAAAGACATTCAGCACGTTATGAATCGCTTGCTAGTAGCACTCAAACCTGGCAGGCGCAAAACCGCTGCTTCCGTTTCAGGAAATATTTTAGTTACTTCCGAATTGGATCCGGCACACGTCATTGCGATAAAGCACGAAGGGGCTGTTGGTTTTGTTTGTGAAACCGGTGGCAGCACTTCGCACACGGCTATTCTGGCGCGCAGTATGAATATGCCCGCCATTGTTGGCGCCAATGGTGTACTGGCGGCAGTGGAAAACGGTAACACGCTGGTTCTGGATATGGACAATAATGCTGTTATTGTTAATGCAGACAAAGGGGCATTGGCGCATTATCGTGCTGAAAGAAATCGCACGGCGGAGGCGGCACCGCATAAGCGCATTCACCGGCGGCGTGGTGCGGGCGTTAAAACTAAAGACGGTGACAGTATTTTGTTGCAAGCAAATATAGAATTGCCGGAAGAAACAGCTGGAGTGCTGGACGCAGTTGCCGATGGGGTCGGATTATTTCGTACCGAATTTTTATTTCTTAATCGTGATGAGCCACCAAATGAGGATGAGCAATTTGAAGTTTACCGTTATGTACTCAAACGCTTAGCACCACTGCCGGTGGTGATTCGCACCATTGACATCGGGTTGGACAAATCGACTGCCGGTGATCAAGTGGATACCAATCCTTTGGGATTACGGGCTATTCGTTATTGTTTGGCTGAGCCAAAAATATTTCTCACGCAGCTGCGAGCCTTGTTGCGTGCGGCGGTTGCCGGTAATATGAAAATTTTGCTACCAATGCTTTCGCATCCGGCGGAGTTGGAGCAAACGATGGTGCTTATCAAAAATGCCCGTGAACAGTTGCGTATGGCACGGCGTAAGCAAGCGACAGAGCTACCTATCGGTGGCATGATAGAAGTGCCGGCTTCTATTTATGTGATGCGCGCATTTGCTCGCTATTTAGACTTTTTTTCTATTGGGACTAACGACCTCACACAATATACGCTTGCCGTGGATCGTAGTGACGAACGGTTAGCACGTTATTATGAACATATGCATCCGGCGGTGATTCATTTCTTGGCGAACATTGTGGATAATGCTCGCCGCGCTCGTAAGCCTGTCACGCTGTGCGGAGAAATGGCTGGCGATCCGGCAATGACGCGCTTGTTATTGTCGCTGGGATTGACAAATTTGTCCATGAACGTGCCGCAAATGGCTGCCGTGCGAGATTTGATACCCAGGCTCAACAACAAAGAATTGACCGTTCATCGGCGCCGATTTTTGAGTGCGGCTACACCTGAAGCAGCGTGGGCACACAATAATAAAATCAACGGTGCGTCAACATGA
- the ilvD gene encoding dihydroxy-acid dehydratase, whose translation MSKRRSSIITEGLARSPNRSMLRAVGFGDNDFDKPIVGIANAHSTITPCNAGLNVLADSAENAVKAAGGMPQTFGTITISDGISMGTPGMKYSLISREVIADSIDTVVNGQQLDGVLVIGGCDKNMPGGMMAIARINVPAIYVYGGTIKPGNHKGNDLTIVSVFEAVGQVAAGKLDPADALAIEKKACPSVGSCGGMFTANTMSSAFEAMGMSLPYSSTMAAPDAEKAESAAASGRMLVDVIKRGLLPRDIMTKEAFENAIAVIMAVGGSTNAVLHLMAIAREADVPLTLGDFEKVRARTPVICDLKPSGRYVTVDLHRAGGIPQVMKILLNGGLLHGDCIGVTGKTVAETLIDIPDTPLVGDVIRSLDNPVYQEGHLAVLYGNLSEEGCVAKISGVKNRQHTGPARVFDSEEEALDAVLNDSIKAGDVVVIRYEGPKGGPGMREMLAPTSAIIGKGLGDSVGLITDGRFSGGTYGLVVGHVAPEAAVGGNIALVEEGDTITIDGDNRNLTLHIEDDELTRRRASWRPRTKTLSGVQKKYAQLVGSASNGAVTW comes from the coding sequence ATGAGCAAAAGAAGAAGTTCTATTATTACCGAGGGGCTGGCGCGTTCACCAAACCGTTCTATGTTACGTGCTGTGGGTTTTGGTGACAATGATTTTGACAAGCCGATTGTGGGCATCGCTAATGCACATTCCACTATTACACCTTGTAATGCTGGTTTAAACGTTCTTGCTGACAGCGCTGAAAATGCAGTGAAAGCTGCCGGTGGAATGCCGCAAACTTTTGGTACCATTACTATTTCGGATGGTATTTCTATGGGTACACCGGGCATGAAGTACTCTCTAATTTCGCGTGAAGTTATCGCTGATTCCATTGATACGGTAGTCAACGGTCAGCAATTAGACGGCGTTTTGGTGATTGGCGGCTGTGACAAAAATATGCCTGGCGGCATGATGGCAATTGCTCGTATCAATGTACCAGCCATATATGTATACGGTGGCACCATCAAACCCGGTAACCACAAGGGGAATGATTTGACGATTGTTAGCGTATTTGAAGCAGTTGGTCAGGTGGCGGCTGGTAAACTGGATCCGGCGGATGCGCTGGCGATTGAAAAGAAAGCCTGTCCTAGTGTCGGCTCTTGTGGCGGCATGTTCACTGCCAACACCATGTCCAGTGCTTTTGAAGCAATGGGAATGAGTTTGCCGTATTCTTCCACCATGGCGGCACCGGATGCCGAAAAAGCTGAAAGCGCTGCTGCATCGGGGCGGATGTTGGTGGACGTTATTAAACGCGGATTGTTACCGCGCGACATTATGACTAAGGAGGCCTTTGAAAATGCGATTGCCGTTATTATGGCGGTGGGAGGCTCTACTAACGCGGTGTTGCATCTAATGGCGATTGCTCGCGAGGCGGATGTGCCGTTGACTTTGGGTGATTTTGAAAAAGTGCGAGCGCGGACGCCGGTAATTTGCGATTTGAAACCGTCAGGACGGTATGTGACGGTAGATTTACATCGTGCTGGCGGCATTCCGCAAGTAATGAAGATTTTGTTAAACGGTGGTTTGTTACATGGTGATTGCATCGGCGTTACGGGCAAAACGGTTGCCGAAACGTTGATTGATATTCCAGATACACCGCTGGTGGGTGATGTGATTCGTTCATTGGATAATCCCGTTTATCAAGAAGGACACCTTGCCGTGTTGTATGGTAATTTATCTGAGGAGGGTTGTGTAGCAAAAATTTCTGGAGTTAAAAACCGCCAGCACACTGGTCCGGCGCGAGTGTTTGATTCGGAAGAAGAGGCGCTTGACGCGGTATTAAATGACAGCATTAAAGCCGGCGATGTGGTGGTAATTCGTTACGAAGGTCCCAAAGGTGGCCCAGGGATGCGCGAGATGCTGGCGCCAACATCGGCGATTATCGGTAAAGGGCTTGGCGACAGTGTGGGGTTGATTACTGACGGACGTTTTTCGGGTGGAACTTATGGGTTGGTCGTTGGTCACGTAGCGCCGGAAGCGGCCGTAGGCGGAAATATTGCGCTAGTTGAGGAAGGCGATACGATTACGATTGATGGTGACAATCGTAATCTTACTTTGCATATTGAGGACGACGAATTGACGCGGCGACGTGCCAGTTGGAGACCGCGAACAAAAACACTCAGTGGAGTTCAAAAAAAATACGCCCAGCTGGTTGGTAGTGCAAGTAACGGTGCGGTTACCTGGTAA
- a CDS encoding HD domain-containing protein, which yields MKKTASFTQMKYGTKEDYELLESLERDYVRTLPDRLLAALRGLEHTLSGYRVSRLEHSLQSATHAYDAGESEEMVVAALLHDIGDELAPYSHSEMAAAILRPYVSEKIHWIIKYHGLFQMYYYAHHVGGDRHARDRFQEHPFFDEAVRFCEKYDQNCFDPQFQSKPLEFFEQIVRRIFSAPPRDLSATTA from the coding sequence ATGAAAAAAACAGCATCTTTTACACAGATGAAATACGGGACCAAAGAGGACTATGAATTGTTGGAATCTCTGGAGCGCGACTATGTACGCACCCTACCCGATCGGTTACTGGCTGCGTTGCGTGGTTTGGAACACACATTATCTGGATATCGTGTGTCACGCTTAGAACACTCTCTGCAATCAGCTACCCACGCTTATGACGCCGGTGAAAGTGAAGAAATGGTCGTAGCCGCATTGCTACACGATATCGGCGACGAACTGGCACCTTACTCACATAGCGAAATGGCAGCAGCAATATTACGCCCCTATGTATCCGAAAAAATTCATTGGATTATTAAGTATCACGGTCTTTTTCAAATGTATTATTACGCCCACCATGTGGGTGGTGATCGTCACGCCCGCGATCGCTTTCAAGAACATCCATTTTTTGATGAGGCAGTACGTTTTTGTGAAAAATATGACCAAAATTGTTTTGACCCGCAGTTTCAATCAAAACCGCTGGAGTTTTTTGAGCAAATAGTGCGGCGAATATTTTCCGCGCCGCCACGTGATTTAAGTGCCACTACTGCATGA
- the aguB gene encoding N-carbamoylputrescine amidase — protein MTTITVAAIQAELGDTPAGNLARMESLARQAAGAHIILLPELIEYPYFCKTQRAELMHYATTVTENRAVTAMQLLAAELRAVIPVSFYEKAGQALFNSLAIIDADGTLLGVYRKSHIPDGPGYQEKFYFAPGDTGFRVWHTQHGVVGAGVCWDQWFPEAARAMALQGAEILLYPTAIGSEPQLPDLHSAAHWRTVMCGHAAANMMPLAAANRIGCERQNDTFGHSVEVAFYGHSFIADECGSVCADAGKTEAVITAEVDLAAIADKRQQWGIFRDRRPDLYGALLTRDGSS, from the coding sequence ATGACGACAATTACCGTTGCAGCAATACAGGCGGAACTGGGTGATACTCCCGCCGGCAATTTAGCGCGAATGGAAAGCCTAGCACGGCAGGCAGCGGGAGCGCACATTATTTTGCTTCCTGAACTTATTGAATATCCTTATTTTTGCAAAACTCAACGCGCTGAATTAATGCACTATGCCACCACCGTCACAGAAAATCGCGCCGTTACCGCGATGCAACTATTAGCTGCCGAATTGCGCGCTGTCATTCCGGTCAGTTTTTATGAAAAGGCTGGACAAGCACTATTTAATTCTTTGGCAATCATTGACGCCGACGGTACACTTTTAGGTGTGTACCGAAAATCTCACATTCCTGACGGCCCGGGGTATCAAGAAAAATTTTATTTTGCGCCCGGTGATACTGGCTTTCGCGTCTGGCATACCCAGCACGGCGTTGTCGGTGCCGGCGTGTGTTGGGACCAGTGGTTTCCCGAAGCGGCACGGGCAATGGCGTTACAAGGTGCGGAGATATTGCTGTACCCAACCGCCATTGGTAGCGAACCGCAATTACCGGATTTACATTCCGCCGCACACTGGCGCACTGTCATGTGCGGTCATGCTGCCGCCAATATGATGCCGTTAGCAGCGGCCAATCGCATCGGCTGCGAGCGTCAAAATGACACTTTCGGTCACTCGGTAGAAGTGGCATTTTATGGACATTCATTTATCGCCGATGAATGCGGCTCCGTTTGCGCCGATGCTGGTAAAACAGAGGCGGTTATCACTGCTGAAGTAGACTTAGCAGCTATTGCTGATAAACGGCAGCAATGGGGAATATTTAGAGACCGTCGTCCTGACTTGTACGGCGCACTACTCACTCGAGATGGAAGCTCATGA
- a CDS encoding aspartate aminotransferase family protein: MNNTKLTSTAAYQQADAAHYLHPFTDNGALGNNARIICRADGVYLWDTDGNQLLDGMSGLWCVNVGYGRASITQAVAKQMDKLPYYNSFFQCATPPAIELAQTLTEVAPPGFNRVFFAGSGSEANDTVVRMCRYYWQLRGQPQRTVFISRHNAYHGSTVAGVSLGGMKGMHAQGGPLIPDIVHVRQPYWYEEGRDMTPAVFGHQAATAVAEKIEEIGAHRVAAFIGEPVQGAGGVIIPPDSYWPEVQKICAHYDIPIVADEVICGFGRLGEWFGSQRLNIDAKIMPIAKGLTSGYLPMGGVLVHDDIADVLIKSGEFAHGFTYSGHPTCAAAALENIRILREENIISRVRDEVAPYFQKRWATLESHPLVGETRGIGMVAALELVADKASGQRFNFVPGAGVRCREHSAAAGLIMRAVSDTMIVAPPLIISPAQIDELVAKARQALDALANEIIG; this comes from the coding sequence ATGAACAACACCAAATTAACAAGTACCGCAGCCTATCAGCAGGCAGATGCAGCACATTATCTGCATCCATTCACAGACAACGGCGCGCTAGGAAATAACGCACGTATTATCTGCCGCGCCGACGGCGTATATCTATGGGATACCGACGGTAACCAGCTACTTGATGGTATGTCTGGCTTATGGTGCGTTAACGTCGGCTACGGACGCGCCAGTATTACACAAGCAGTAGCAAAACAAATGGATAAGCTGCCATATTACAACAGCTTTTTTCAATGCGCCACGCCACCGGCAATAGAGCTAGCGCAAACACTAACCGAAGTAGCGCCTCCTGGCTTCAATCGCGTCTTTTTTGCTGGCTCCGGCTCTGAAGCCAATGATACGGTGGTACGTATGTGCCGCTATTATTGGCAATTACGCGGTCAACCACAGCGCACCGTTTTTATCTCGCGTCACAACGCCTATCACGGCAGCACCGTTGCCGGCGTTTCTCTCGGCGGCATGAAGGGCATGCACGCACAAGGTGGACCATTGATTCCCGACATTGTTCATGTGCGGCAACCGTACTGGTACGAAGAAGGACGCGACATGACGCCGGCTGTTTTTGGTCACCAAGCAGCAACTGCCGTTGCCGAAAAAATTGAAGAAATCGGTGCCCATCGTGTGGCGGCATTTATCGGAGAGCCGGTGCAAGGTGCTGGCGGCGTTATCATTCCGCCTGATAGTTACTGGCCGGAAGTACAAAAAATATGTGCGCACTACGACATACCAATTGTCGCCGATGAGGTGATTTGCGGCTTTGGTCGACTGGGAGAGTGGTTTGGATCTCAGCGACTCAATATTGACGCCAAAATAATGCCTATTGCTAAGGGATTAACTTCTGGTTACCTTCCCATGGGTGGAGTGCTGGTGCACGACGATATTGCCGACGTATTGATTAAAAGCGGCGAATTCGCTCATGGCTTTACCTACAGCGGGCATCCGACATGTGCCGCAGCAGCATTGGAAAATATACGCATCTTACGTGAAGAAAATATAATCTCTCGTGTGCGCGATGAGGTTGCACCGTATTTTCAAAAACGCTGGGCTACGTTAGAATCGCACCCGCTAGTGGGAGAAACCCGCGGCATAGGAATGGTAGCGGCACTGGAATTGGTTGCTGACAAGGCTTCTGGACAACGCTTTAATTTTGTCCCCGGCGCCGGTGTGCGTTGTCGTGAACATAGTGCCGCTGCGGGACTTATTATGCGTGCCGTGTCCGACACTATGATTGTGGCACCGCCATTGATTATTTCACCAGCACAAATAGACGAACTCGTTGCTAAAGCACGTCAAGCATTGGATGCGCTAGCAAATGAAATAATAGGATAG
- the ald gene encoding alanine dehydrogenase encodes MIIGVPKEIKNREFRVGMTPEAIHQATHRGHKTVVQHLAGEGIGVADNDYRAAGAKIVKTAQEVFKAADMIVKVKEPLAKERRMLRKGQTLFTYLHLAADKTLTQELMKSSAVCIAYETVTDAAGRLPLLAPMSKVAGRLATQAAAHYLQRFAGGMGKLIGGVPGVLPASVLVLGGGMVGRNAARIALGMGAMVTIVDKSADVMDDITREFNGAVTTLHSTPAALAAAVAQADVVIGGILVAGAAAPKIISDKMVKSMRAGSVIVDVAIDQGGCIATAKPTTHDNPVYKKHGVIHYCVTNMPGAVPHTSTYALNNVTVPLALEIADKGWKRATQENLHLQNGLSVVQGALTCPHSAASLKIKYTAAKDILNI; translated from the coding sequence ATGATTATTGGCGTCCCTAAAGAAATTAAAAATCGCGAATTTCGTGTAGGCATGACCCCCGAAGCGATTCATCAAGCAACACACCGTGGTCACAAAACGGTGGTGCAACACTTAGCTGGAGAAGGTATCGGTGTTGCGGACAACGACTATCGTGCTGCCGGCGCTAAAATCGTTAAAACGGCGCAAGAGGTATTTAAAGCCGCCGACATGATTGTTAAAGTCAAAGAACCACTAGCGAAAGAGCGACGGATGTTGCGCAAAGGTCAAACCTTGTTTACTTATCTACATTTGGCCGCCGACAAAACACTAACGCAGGAGTTGATGAAAAGCAGTGCTGTGTGCATTGCTTACGAAACCGTTACCGACGCCGCAGGACGATTGCCACTTCTGGCACCAATGTCCAAAGTTGCTGGACGATTAGCAACGCAAGCGGCAGCACACTATCTACAACGTTTTGCTGGCGGCATGGGCAAACTCATTGGTGGTGTTCCCGGCGTATTGCCGGCTAGCGTACTGGTATTAGGAGGTGGCATGGTCGGACGTAATGCCGCACGTATTGCCTTAGGCATGGGTGCAATGGTAACTATCGTAGACAAAAGCGCTGATGTGATGGATGACATTACGCGCGAGTTTAACGGCGCAGTAACAACTTTACACTCTACCCCAGCAGCGCTTGCTGCTGCCGTAGCGCAAGCAGATGTCGTCATTGGTGGTATCTTAGTGGCAGGCGCAGCAGCTCCTAAAATTATCAGCGACAAGATGGTGAAATCCATGCGCGCCGGTAGCGTCATCGTCGACGTGGCCATTGACCAAGGCGGCTGTATTGCCACCGCTAAGCCAACCACACACGATAATCCGGTATACAAAAAACACGGCGTAATACACTATTGCGTAACCAACATGCCAGGTGCAGTACCGCACACTTCCACTTACGCGCTAAACAATGTGACTGTGCCATTGGCGTTGGAAATTGCTGACAAGGGATGGAAGCGTGCAACACAGGAAAATTTGCACTTACAAAATGGCCTCAGTGTAGTGCAGGGCGCTCTAACCTGCCCACACTCCGCAGCGTCGCTCAAAATAAAATACACCGCGGCGAAAGATATCCTAAATATTTAA
- a CDS encoding cytochrome c, which translates to MHQFITLIFSFFVAAGAIANDLVSADTAAGQTLYQSKCLACHGVAGVSIIPANPILAGQHGEYLYKQVQYFRDGMSKNAIMSAMAQGLSDAEIANVAAYLSEQQPVIAGAADMELAQSAEKLYRGGVIADGIPSCASCHGPAGEGIEPVYPRLSGQHAEYTASSLRAYASGERENSIMQAIATKLSDEQITSLAAYISGLAP; encoded by the coding sequence ATGCATCAATTTATCACTCTTATTTTTTCTTTTTTCGTTGCCGCTGGCGCTATCGCTAATGACTTAGTTAGCGCCGATACAGCGGCAGGTCAAACGCTGTACCAAAGCAAATGTTTAGCCTGTCACGGGGTAGCGGGTGTTAGTATCATTCCAGCCAATCCCATTTTAGCTGGGCAGCATGGCGAGTATCTTTACAAACAAGTGCAATACTTTCGTGATGGCATGAGCAAAAATGCAATCATGTCCGCAATGGCACAAGGACTTAGTGATGCTGAAATTGCTAACGTTGCTGCTTATTTGAGCGAGCAGCAACCTGTTATTGCTGGTGCGGCAGATATGGAACTAGCCCAAAGTGCTGAAAAATTGTATCGTGGTGGTGTTATTGCTGACGGTATCCCCTCTTGCGCTTCTTGTCACGGCCCTGCTGGTGAAGGTATTGAGCCGGTGTATCCGCGACTATCAGGGCAGCATGCCGAATATACCGCGTCGTCGTTGCGTGCTTACGCTTCAGGTGAGCGTGAAAACAGCATTATGCAGGCGATTGCCACTAAACTTAGTGATGAGCAAATTACCTCGTTGGCCGCTTACATTTCAGGGTTAGCACCTTAA
- a CDS encoding MFS transporter, producing MTNSNNWRETLVVYRDARMAKILLLGFISGFPWLLISSMVVLWLKEEGISRSGIGLFGLVFSVYAFNVLWAPVVDSVRIPFLSQMLGRRRAWIVLMQSVIAIAMLGIAFYVDAAEEGGLWLLSLLIFIIALASATQDVAIDALRIEQVRHEEPQKLGAGAAMTTSGWWLGFGGGKVLALPFVQWLQESGIVNAWQAGYAGLIVVVVLSMLLLVWFVREAPISAAPTFNWEGMPTLAVNAYVQPIKSFVVKYSLQLGLLLLTFIFFFKIGEAFLGRMSLLFYKEIGFTKSEIGLVSGGLGAITVSAFSILGGFINARYGLFRGILLGGIAMASTNLLFAVLAFFPERWLFITAVVTDQFTTAISTVAFVAFLSQLCDRAHTATHYAALASLGNLSRTTMAAASGFLVDGLGGNWTLFFIITMLMVLPSLFILVSQRRILQPLMQGATTKLL from the coding sequence ATGACAAATTCTAATAATTGGCGCGAAACATTAGTGGTCTATCGCGATGCACGCATGGCAAAAATTTTATTGTTGGGATTTATCAGCGGTTTTCCGTGGCTGCTCATTAGCTCTATGGTGGTGCTGTGGCTCAAAGAAGAAGGTATTTCGCGTTCTGGCATTGGGTTATTTGGTTTGGTGTTTTCGGTGTACGCTTTTAACGTTTTGTGGGCGCCGGTAGTGGACAGTGTTCGCATTCCATTTCTTTCCCAGATGCTTGGACGGAGGCGGGCGTGGATTGTGCTAATGCAGAGCGTTATTGCCATCGCTATGTTGGGCATTGCGTTTTATGTGGACGCCGCTGAGGAAGGTGGGTTGTGGTTGCTGTCCTTGCTTATTTTTATTATCGCGTTGGCCAGTGCCACACAGGATGTGGCGATTGACGCCTTGCGCATTGAACAGGTTCGTCATGAGGAACCTCAAAAATTGGGCGCCGGTGCGGCGATGACGACATCGGGGTGGTGGTTGGGTTTTGGTGGCGGTAAAGTGTTGGCGCTGCCTTTTGTGCAATGGTTACAAGAATCGGGCATCGTGAATGCATGGCAAGCCGGTTACGCTGGGTTGATTGTGGTTGTTGTGCTGAGTATGTTGTTGTTGGTGTGGTTTGTGCGCGAGGCGCCAATATCTGCAGCTCCCACGTTCAACTGGGAAGGTATGCCCACATTGGCGGTAAACGCTTATGTACAACCGATAAAGAGTTTTGTGGTGAAATATTCACTTCAACTGGGTTTGCTTTTGCTTACATTTATTTTCTTTTTCAAAATTGGCGAAGCTTTTTTGGGACGCATGTCATTACTTTTTTACAAAGAAATCGGCTTTACTAAATCTGAAATTGGACTTGTTTCTGGAGGGTTGGGAGCGATAACAGTGAGTGCTTTTTCCATATTAGGTGGTTTTATTAACGCCCGCTACGGTCTGTTTCGTGGCATTTTGCTTGGTGGCATCGCGATGGCATCAACCAACTTACTGTTTGCGGTACTGGCGTTTTTTCCCGAACGCTGGCTGTTTATCACGGCAGTGGTGACCGACCAATTTACTACGGCGATTTCCACGGTGGCTTTTGTTGCTTTTTTGTCTCAGTTGTGCGATCGAGCCCACACCGCCACACATTACGCGGCGCTGGCGTCGTTAGGAAATTTATCGCGTACCACCATGGCGGCAGCAAGCGGTTTTTTGGTCGACGGGTTGGGCGGCAACTGGACGTTGTTTTTTATCATCACCATGTTGATGGTGCTGCCAAGTTTGTTTATTTTAGTTTCGCAACGACGCATACTGCAACCGCTAATGCAGGGAGCTACAACAAAATTGCTGTAG
- the argB gene encoding acetylglutamate kinase: MTPSENASKVHVIAEALPYIRRYHGKTIVIKYGGNAMIDEDLQKAFAADVTLLKLVGINPVVVHGGGPQINRTLERVGLKSRFVEGMRYTDSDTMDIVEMVLGGLVNQQIVQLINSHGARAVGMTGKDGGLIRARQMKAGAAGEVDIGLVGKVESVDADLLVTLDGADFIPVIAPIGADDKGRTLNINADLVASRIAVALAADSLFLLTNTAGVLDKKNKLVTELNAAAARKMLRDGVIAGGMKPKVDCALEAVKGGVRSCRIINGTARHSLLLECFTDVGAGTRILP, translated from the coding sequence ATGACTCCTTCCGAAAACGCCAGTAAAGTTCACGTTATCGCCGAGGCACTACCTTACATTCGTCGTTATCACGGCAAAACTATCGTTATTAAATACGGTGGTAACGCCATGATTGATGAGGATTTGCAAAAGGCTTTTGCTGCTGATGTGACACTATTAAAATTGGTTGGTATTAATCCAGTGGTGGTACATGGCGGTGGGCCGCAAATCAACCGTACATTGGAGCGAGTGGGGCTTAAGAGCCGCTTTGTGGAGGGTATGCGTTATACCGATAGTGATACTATGGATATCGTTGAAATGGTGTTAGGCGGACTGGTCAATCAACAAATTGTACAGTTAATAAATTCTCACGGAGCGCGAGCAGTGGGCATGACCGGTAAAGACGGTGGTCTCATTCGCGCTCGCCAAATGAAAGCTGGTGCTGCCGGTGAAGTGGATATTGGGTTGGTTGGCAAAGTCGAATCTGTTGATGCTGATTTGCTGGTGACATTGGACGGTGCGGATTTTATTCCCGTCATTGCGCCTATTGGCGCCGATGACAAGGGCAGAACACTTAATATTAATGCGGATTTGGTTGCCTCGCGCATTGCTGTTGCGCTGGCGGCTGATTCGCTGTTTTTATTAACAAATACGGCGGGTGTGTTGGATAAAAAAAACAAATTAGTCACTGAACTCAACGCGGCGGCGGCACGCAAGATGTTACGCGATGGCGTGATTGCCGGCGGCATGAAGCCCAAGGTGGATTGCGCGCTAGAAGCGGTTAAGGGAGGGGTGCGTTCATGCCGTATTATCAACGGAACGGCGCGGCATTCGCTACTGTTGGAATGCTTTACCGATGTCGGTGCGGGGACCAGAATTTTGCCGTGA